The Anderseniella sp. Alg231-50 genome has a segment encoding these proteins:
- a CDS encoding DUF4340 domain-containing protein, which yields MTPRGVIALAVAAAVSVAGATWQLQANSSGYEEAQRGDRLLPDLLAKANDVAAIVVSQADRSVRIERAGTSYVLGGSGYPVKGGKFQTAIVATASLEKFDAKTARADKYPLIEVEPPAEKSAKGRLIRFEDASGKDLGEIIVGKKARGRLGGAVGDGQYVRLPGDAQSWLARGVVDADIKLDTWVDTAITDMNVEFVVLATFQPAGGPELVVRRTGVTQGGQSKFEVNDVPEGKKPKNDLTLRYAATDLGNVNFVDVRKDQGGDVVQRVTLMMADGLTSEFRITADNWVSLHVVNEGQDKTTTKDLKARTQGWQYKLADYKLKQLQLTMSDLTE from the coding sequence ATGACACCTCGCGGCGTGATAGCACTGGCGGTTGCGGCAGCTGTTTCAGTGGCGGGGGCAACCTGGCAATTGCAGGCAAACTCATCCGGCTATGAAGAAGCGCAACGCGGAGACCGGCTGCTGCCCGACCTTCTGGCCAAGGCAAATGATGTTGCTGCAATCGTCGTCAGCCAGGCAGACAGGAGCGTCCGCATTGAACGGGCCGGTACATCCTACGTGCTCGGTGGTTCCGGGTATCCGGTCAAGGGCGGCAAGTTCCAGACGGCAATCGTGGCGACGGCCAGTCTTGAGAAATTCGATGCCAAGACCGCGCGCGCCGACAAGTATCCGCTGATCGAGGTCGAGCCGCCTGCGGAAAAATCAGCCAAAGGGCGGTTGATCAGGTTCGAAGACGCGAGTGGAAAAGATCTTGGCGAGATCATCGTGGGCAAAAAAGCCCGCGGGCGGTTGGGTGGCGCCGTTGGGGACGGGCAGTATGTCAGGTTGCCCGGGGACGCTCAAAGCTGGCTCGCCCGCGGTGTCGTTGACGCGGATATCAAGCTTGATACCTGGGTCGATACAGCTATTACCGACATGAATGTCGAGTTTGTGGTACTTGCGACCTTCCAGCCCGCCGGCGGCCCGGAACTGGTGGTGCGGCGTACCGGTGTGACGCAAGGCGGGCAATCGAAGTTCGAGGTGAACGACGTTCCTGAAGGCAAGAAGCCGAAGAACGACCTGACGCTCAGATATGCGGCGACCGACCTGGGCAATGTCAACTTCGTGGATGTGCGCAAGGATCAGGGCGGCGACGTTGTGCAGCGTGTCACACTGATGATGGCGGACGGACTGACATCAGAGTTTCGCATCACCGCTGATAACTGGGTCAGTCTTCATGTGGTCAATGAAGGTCAGGACAAGACCACCACCAAGGACCTCAAGGCACGCACTCAAGGCTGGCAGTACAAGCTGGCTGACTACAAGCTGAAACAGCTGCAACTGACCATGTCCGACCTGACAGAATAA
- the grxD gene encoding Grx4 family monothiol glutaredoxin, whose translation MTNPINDWIGNAVKTNDVVLFMKGTPDQPQCGFSGRVVQMLDYLGVPYAGVNVLQSDDLRNGIKEFSDWPTIPQLYVKGEFVGGCDIITEMFQNGELKDTFANGGIEVKEANATA comes from the coding sequence ATGACCAACCCAATCAATGACTGGATCGGCAATGCCGTCAAGACCAATGACGTGGTGCTTTTCATGAAGGGCACGCCCGATCAGCCGCAGTGCGGTTTTTCCGGCCGCGTCGTTCAGATGCTGGACTATCTCGGCGTACCATATGCCGGCGTCAACGTGCTGCAGTCCGATGACCTGCGCAACGGCATCAAGGAATTCTCCGACTGGCCAACCATCCCGCAGCTTTACGTCAAGGGCGAGTTTGTCGGCGGCTGTGACATCATTACCGAAATGTTCCAGAACGGCGAATTGAAAGACACTTTCGCCAATGGCGGCATTGAGGTTAAGGAAGCCAACGCAACCGCCTGA
- a CDS encoding BolA/IbaG family iron-sulfur metabolism protein has translation MPMPAEEITAMIKDAIPDAQIELTDLAGDNDHWSAAIISEEFRGKPKVRQHQMVYAALKGKMGGELHALALTTSAPEQD, from the coding sequence ATGCCGATGCCTGCCGAAGAAATCACCGCCATGATCAAGGACGCCATCCCCGATGCGCAGATCGAACTGACCGATCTCGCCGGTGACAACGATCACTGGTCAGCCGCCATCATTTCGGAAGAATTTCGCGGCAAACCAAAAGTGCGCCAGCACCAGATGGTCTATGCCGCGTTGAAAGGCAAAATGGGCGGCGAACTGCACGCGCTGGCACTGACAACCAGTGCGCCGGAACAGGACTGA
- a CDS encoding MFS transporter, whose protein sequence is MTTTTSPSPAQTINPMLVIVCGCLIALIAFGARSTMGLFTAPITEANGWGRETFALAMALQNLIWGMAQPFAGAFADKFGTFRVIIAGAIIYATGLALMSMADSVFLLMLSGGLLMGLGIAMTSFSVIMASFARLVPPEKRSWSFGIATAASSMGQFVFAPLGQAFISGFGWEMALLLLAGSVLFMFALVLPLRAARGGVARDETELEMSISQALTRAVSNASFVLLTLGFFVCGFQVAFMTVHFPPLLVQEGIDPQLAAWSIGIVGLFNIVGAYSAGIVGGKYSKRYSLTILYLARSAAMTLFFVIPITPLTTVVFSACLGLLWLSTIPLTMGLVTVICGTRYMAMLYGVVFLSHQVGSFLGVWLGGRLYDQTGTYDTVWWIGVALGLFAALMHWPIKEMRAPAFSVPDGAKA, encoded by the coding sequence ATGACAACCACCACATCGCCCTCCCCGGCTCAGACAATCAATCCGATGCTGGTTATTGTATGCGGCTGCCTGATTGCCCTGATCGCCTTTGGCGCACGGTCCACCATGGGCCTGTTCACCGCACCGATTACCGAGGCCAATGGCTGGGGCCGCGAGACCTTTGCACTGGCCATGGCGCTGCAAAACCTGATCTGGGGCATGGCACAGCCGTTCGCCGGAGCATTTGCCGACAAGTTCGGCACATTCCGCGTCATCATCGCCGGTGCCATCATCTACGCCACCGGCCTGGCCCTGATGTCGATGGCTGACAGTGTGTTCCTGCTGATGTTGTCCGGCGGCCTGCTGATGGGGCTTGGCATCGCGATGACCTCATTCTCGGTGATCATGGCGTCTTTCGCCCGCCTGGTGCCGCCGGAAAAACGTTCATGGTCGTTCGGCATAGCCACGGCGGCCAGTTCCATGGGGCAGTTTGTGTTTGCGCCGCTGGGTCAGGCATTTATTTCCGGCTTTGGCTGGGAAATGGCATTGCTGCTGCTGGCCGGATCCGTCCTGTTCATGTTTGCGTTGGTGCTGCCACTGCGGGCAGCGCGAGGCGGCGTGGCGCGCGATGAAACCGAGCTTGAAATGAGCATCTCCCAGGCCCTGACACGCGCGGTGAGCAATGCGAGCTTTGTCCTGCTGACGCTTGGCTTTTTCGTATGCGGTTTCCAGGTTGCCTTCATGACTGTCCACTTCCCGCCGCTGCTGGTACAGGAAGGTATTGATCCGCAGCTTGCTGCCTGGTCGATCGGCATTGTCGGCCTGTTCAACATTGTCGGCGCTTACTCGGCGGGCATTGTCGGCGGCAAGTACTCGAAACGCTATAGCCTGACGATCTTGTATCTGGCCCGCTCGGCAGCGATGACCTTGTTCTTCGTAATACCGATCACGCCTTTGACGACCGTCGTGTTTTCCGCCTGCCTGGGCTTGTTGTGGCTGTCTACGATTCCGTTGACCATGGGTCTGGTGACCGTCATCTGCGGTACCCGGTACATGGCCATGCTCTACGGTGTTGTGTTCCTTTCCCATCAGGTCGGCTCGTTCCTTGGCGTCTGGCTCGGCGGCCGGCTGTATGACCAGACCGGGACCTATGACACAGTCTGGTGGATCGGCGTGGCGCTTGGCCTGTTTGCCGCCCTGATGCACTGGCCGATCAAGGAGATGCGCGCACCGGCATTTTCAGTGCCGGACGGCGCAAAGGCGTAA
- the ppk2 gene encoding polyphosphate kinase 2: MAEESHEAKAESTDTAPAGNAKSNGQLLPEDIAATASGDERDEIRRVFERGEYPYKSKIRRPVYEKQKAELQVELLKVQEWVKSTGQRIVLLFEGRDAAGKGGTIKRFTEHLNPRGARVVALEKPTDREKTQWYFQRYVEHLPSGGEIVFFDRSWYNRAGVERVMGFCSANEYLEFMRQTPDFERMIVRSGVRLYKYWFSVTRDEQLRRFQSREVEPLKKWKLSPIDRASLDKWDDYTEAKEAMFFYTDTADAPWTIIKSNDKKRARLNCMRHFLTSLPYPGKNTRVVRAPNSLIVGSGGDVIGRSDHVLGSSLHPDQRKGG; encoded by the coding sequence ATGGCCGAAGAATCTCATGAAGCAAAGGCGGAGTCTACTGACACAGCACCTGCGGGCAATGCTAAATCGAACGGTCAGCTATTACCGGAAGACATTGCTGCGACTGCCTCCGGCGATGAAAGAGATGAGATTCGACGGGTGTTCGAACGCGGCGAATATCCTTACAAGAGCAAGATTCGAAGGCCTGTTTACGAGAAACAGAAGGCTGAACTTCAGGTTGAACTGCTGAAGGTCCAGGAGTGGGTGAAGTCGACCGGGCAACGGATTGTGCTGCTGTTTGAAGGCCGGGACGCTGCCGGCAAGGGCGGCACGATCAAGCGCTTTACGGAGCACCTGAATCCACGTGGCGCGCGGGTCGTGGCTCTTGAGAAACCGACCGATCGCGAGAAAACACAATGGTATTTCCAGCGTTATGTCGAACATTTGCCGTCGGGCGGTGAGATCGTGTTTTTCGACCGGTCCTGGTACAACAGGGCGGGTGTCGAAAGGGTCATGGGGTTTTGTTCAGCCAATGAATATCTGGAGTTCATGCGCCAGACGCCTGATTTCGAGCGCATGATCGTGCGCAGCGGCGTCAGGCTGTACAAATACTGGTTTTCGGTCACCCGCGACGAACAGTTGCGCCGGTTCCAGTCGCGCGAGGTCGAGCCGCTGAAAAAATGGAAGCTGTCGCCGATCGACCGGGCCTCGCTGGATAAATGGGACGACTATACCGAGGCCAAGGAAGCCATGTTCTTCTATACGGACACTGCTGATGCGCCCTGGACCATCATAAAATCCAATGACAAGAAACGGGCCCGGCTTAACTGCATGCGGCATTTCCTGACTTCGTTGCCATACCCCGGCAAGAACACCAGGGTGGTGAGGGCGCCGAACTCTCTGATTGTCGGCTCAGGTGGGGATGTCATCGGTCGCAGCGATCATGTGCTGGGCAGCAGCCTGCATCCTGACCAGCGCAAAGGCGGCTAG
- a CDS encoding YigZ family protein has protein sequence MSQFTIIKPAIAELDEKGSRFIGHLVPWAEFEFKRAALREDHRKASHHVTAFRRMLPDNRIEEGAKDDGEPAGTSGMPTLKVLIGASLVDAGIIIVRYFGGTKLGAGGLARAYAGTAVRTVEAAVLVPWHRIVSRTVSCRFEDMSSVERNISAAGLTVISRDYIDTGVTIVVEGPEDAVASIAADS, from the coding sequence ATGTCCCAGTTCACAATCATCAAACCGGCTATCGCGGAGCTCGATGAAAAAGGATCCCGTTTCATCGGTCATCTGGTGCCCTGGGCGGAATTTGAATTCAAGCGCGCAGCCCTGCGCGAAGATCACCGCAAAGCCTCTCATCACGTCACCGCCTTTCGCCGAATGCTGCCGGACAATCGAATCGAGGAAGGCGCCAAAGATGATGGAGAACCGGCCGGCACATCCGGCATGCCGACGCTGAAAGTGCTGATCGGGGCAAGTCTCGTGGACGCCGGCATCATCATCGTACGCTATTTCGGCGGCACCAAACTGGGCGCAGGCGGACTGGCCCGCGCTTATGCCGGAACAGCAGTGCGCACGGTCGAGGCAGCGGTGCTGGTGCCGTGGCATCGTATCGTCAGTCGAACCGTCAGCTGCAGGTTCGAAGACATGTCATCCGTGGAGCGGAACATCAGCGCCGCCGGTCTGACGGTGATCAGCCGGGATTACATCGATACCGGCGTCACCATTGTCGTTGAAGGCCCCGAAGACGCTGTCGCATCCATTGCGGCAGACAGTTGA